One Acinetobacter pullicarnis genomic region harbors:
- a CDS encoding glutathione S-transferase family protein, protein MLDLYIGNKNYSSWSLRVWLVAKVFEIPFQEHWIAFDDFKACSPFKQKISEVHAAAKVPVLTDGEVSIGDSFAICEYLAELYPEKQLWPENRMARARARSISAEMHSGFMGIRSACPMNIEADLSVVGRDLCQLDPRLNADLARIQAIWAERPMQDGFLCGADFSIADAFYAPVILRLVGYGLAIDAVNRAYVQRILGLPALQQWIAEAKQEHCFVAIDEPYRKAPLEE, encoded by the coding sequence ATGTTAGACCTCTATATCGGCAATAAAAATTATTCGAGTTGGTCATTGCGTGTTTGGTTGGTCGCCAAGGTTTTTGAGATTCCATTTCAAGAGCATTGGATTGCATTTGATGATTTTAAAGCGTGTAGTCCATTTAAACAGAAAATTTCTGAGGTTCATGCTGCTGCAAAAGTACCCGTATTGACAGACGGTGAGGTCAGTATTGGTGATTCATTCGCGATTTGCGAATATTTAGCTGAGCTATACCCAGAAAAACAACTATGGCCAGAAAATAGGATGGCGCGTGCGAGAGCCAGATCAATTAGTGCTGAAATGCATAGTGGTTTTATGGGTATCCGCAGTGCTTGTCCAATGAATATTGAGGCCGATTTAAGTGTTGTTGGGCGTGATTTATGCCAGTTAGATCCACGTTTAAATGCAGATCTGGCGCGTATTCAGGCGATTTGGGCAGAACGCCCGATGCAAGATGGCTTTTTATGTGGTGCGGACTTTAGTATTGCCGATGCATTTTATGCCCCTGTTATTTTACGTCTTGTTGGTTATGGACTCGCTATTGATGCGGTGAACCGTGCCTATGTACAGCGAATCTTGGGGCTTCCGGCTTTACAGCAGTGGATCGCTGAGGCGAAGCAAGAGCATTGCTTTGTTGCCATTGATGAGCCTTATCGCAAAGCACCCTTAGAGGAATGA
- a CDS encoding transporter, whose protein sequence is MTNMQKIILALASTMSMGSIAADFSFDRPGAGIGTGITPVGHVAWEQGLPTANYNEIVIDGAKARTVTLNGEMVLRTGLNSSTELQLGWQGPGWTKTSYKGRSHDQSGSGDVIVGIKKAIDLDDDKLSMAVLAQAQLATGNEEFSAQDDIYSLGSALNFQYNDDVTTGMSMIYEVQDGDWAVTAVPNIGYKIAGKLSGFSELVYRKQESSPYEYSLGSGLTYAVNDRAQLDASIGVKLSGEEQRNYNAGLGFSFLF, encoded by the coding sequence ATGACAAACATGCAAAAAATAATATTAGCGCTCGCATCAACGATGAGTATGGGTAGCATTGCGGCAGATTTTTCGTTTGATCGCCCTGGGGCTGGCATTGGTACAGGGATTACGCCTGTCGGACATGTGGCTTGGGAGCAAGGTTTGCCTACAGCAAACTATAATGAAATCGTGATCGATGGTGCAAAAGCACGAACTGTGACTTTAAACGGTGAGATGGTATTACGCACAGGCTTAAACTCAAGCACTGAGTTGCAGTTAGGGTGGCAAGGTCCAGGTTGGACCAAAACATCTTATAAAGGTCGTAGTCATGATCAGTCGGGCTCAGGTGATGTCATTGTTGGGATTAAAAAAGCGATTGATTTAGATGATGACAAGCTCTCCATGGCAGTTTTGGCTCAAGCACAGCTTGCGACAGGCAATGAAGAGTTTTCAGCTCAGGATGATATTTATAGCTTAGGATCTGCCTTAAACTTTCAATACAATGATGATGTCACTACTGGCATGAGTATGATTTATGAAGTGCAAGATGGCGATTGGGCGGTGACCGCAGTACCAAACATTGGTTATAAAATTGCAGGTAAACTGTCAGGTTTTTCTGAGCTGGTGTATCGTAAACAAGAAAGTTCCCCTTATGAATATAGCTTAGGTTCTGGTTTGACTTATGCCGTCAATGATCGTGCCCAACTTGATGCCAGCATTGGTGTGAAGTTGAGTGGTGAAGAGCAGCGTAATTATAATGCAGGTTTAGGTTTCTCATTCTTGTTCTAA
- a CDS encoding ankyrin repeat domain-containing protein, with translation MLTAQQQAFLQAIEGLELQQVNHLLAEGLNPNFIDSEKGPAVSVWSDGLFKWWEVICEAYEAGEALSAEQKQATLQVHLDILEALIQAEANFHLWDSEECYGPLWDAASAACVPAVLRLLDHQVETNSKDEEGNTILSSISDLLFDCEFDQIDWSQALPEEKETLELLRSRGAKMTKELA, from the coding sequence ATGTTAACAGCACAACAGCAAGCCTTTTTACAGGCGATTGAAGGTTTAGAGCTGCAGCAGGTCAACCACCTGTTAGCTGAAGGTTTAAACCCAAACTTTATTGATTCTGAAAAAGGGCCAGCAGTATCCGTTTGGTCAGATGGTTTGTTTAAATGGTGGGAAGTCATTTGCGAGGCTTATGAAGCTGGTGAAGCACTGAGTGCAGAACAAAAACAAGCGACTTTGCAAGTTCATTTAGATATTCTAGAGGCATTGATTCAAGCTGAAGCCAACTTCCATCTTTGGGATTCTGAAGAATGCTATGGTCCGCTTTGGGATGCAGCCAGTGCGGCATGTGTGCCAGCAGTTTTACGTTTATTGGATCATCAGGTTGAAACCAATAGTAAAGATGAAGAAGGTAATACGATTTTAAGCTCAATTAGTGATTTACTTTTTGATTGTGAGTTTGATCAAATTGATTGGAGTCAGGCTTTACCTGAAGAAAAAGAAACTTTAGAGTTGTTACGTAGTCGTGGTGCAAAAATGACCAAAGAATTGGCTTAA
- a CDS encoding HPF/RaiA family ribosome-associated protein yields MNIEIRTDKNIQNSERLITYVREELLQEFQRYSERITHFSVHISDENSAKKGGDEDIRCMIEVKAAGLNPVVVTHKAKNIDLSLHGAIERVKRSLEHAFEKNEKPRGGQLEIVDEV; encoded by the coding sequence ATGAACATTGAAATCCGTACAGATAAAAACATTCAAAATAGTGAACGTTTAATTACGTATGTACGTGAAGAGTTACTCCAAGAGTTTCAGCGTTATAGTGAACGCATTACCCACTTCTCTGTGCATATTAGTGATGAAAATAGTGCCAAAAAAGGAGGGGATGAGGATATTCGCTGCATGATCGAAGTGAAAGCAGCAGGATTGAATCCAGTCGTTGTGACGCATAAAGCAAAAAATATTGACCTTTCATTACATGGGGCAATTGAGCGCGTGAAACGAAGTTTAGAACATGCGTTTGAAAAAAATGAAAAACCACGTGGTGGACAGCTCGAAATTGTCGACGAAGTGTAG
- a CDS encoding outer membrane protein OmpK has protein sequence MKSISMAALGVLASTALSVQAAPIWQDFSISGLYGENYKVVDDQQTTATIEYAAKVKYADVFFFLDQSRGGDHSNTTYSELSPRLSLSEVSGKKLSYGPIKDVLISTTWERNRDDFNNNFDNFLYGVAVDLDVPYFQYFNLNLYRADNEKTHNDYQMTITYALPFNISNEDFLVDGFLDWSTAEADHASELNWTSQWKWNAGKHISPKTRLYLGVEHSVWNNKFGIKGQDENNVSALIKYHF, from the coding sequence ATGAAATCTATTTCTATGGCAGCACTGGGTGTATTGGCATCAACTGCACTGTCTGTGCAAGCTGCACCGATATGGCAAGACTTCAGCATTTCTGGACTCTATGGTGAAAACTACAAAGTTGTTGATGACCAGCAAACCACTGCGACAATTGAATATGCGGCAAAAGTAAAATACGCAGACGTTTTCTTTTTCCTTGATCAATCACGTGGTGGTGATCACAGTAATACCACCTATTCGGAGTTATCACCGCGCTTAAGCCTAAGCGAAGTTTCAGGCAAGAAACTCAGCTACGGCCCTATTAAAGATGTATTGATTTCAACAACTTGGGAGCGAAATAGGGACGACTTCAACAATAACTTTGATAACTTCCTTTATGGCGTTGCAGTGGATTTAGATGTTCCTTATTTTCAATATTTCAATTTGAATCTCTATCGTGCGGATAATGAAAAAACCCATAATGATTATCAAATGACCATCACCTACGCCTTACCATTCAACATCTCTAATGAAGATTTCTTGGTTGATGGTTTTCTAGATTGGTCTACAGCTGAAGCAGATCATGCCAGTGAATTGAATTGGACTTCACAATGGAAATGGAATGCTGGTAAACACATTTCCCCTAAAACACGTTTATACTTGGGTGTAGAACACTCGGTTTGGAACAATAAATTCGGTATTAAAGGCCAAGACGAAAATAATGTCAGTGCTTTAATTAAATATCACTTCTAA
- a CDS encoding GNAT family N-acetyltransferase gives MLFEIRPACIEDLEQIMAIKNAEILHGTANWSEDPQALPQYQDWFKQLQKNNYPLLVAQPVDSSVIAAYADYDVFSQIQGYRQTVEHSIFVHPDYNRQGLGQRLMLALIEHAKSQQIHVMVAAIDHVNTGSILLHKKLGFKQTGYMPQVGKKFGVWRDLVLMQLQLD, from the coding sequence ATGTTATTCGAGATTCGTCCGGCTTGCATCGAAGATCTTGAGCAAATTATGGCGATCAAAAATGCAGAAATTTTGCATGGCACTGCAAATTGGAGTGAAGATCCGCAAGCGCTACCTCAATACCAAGACTGGTTTAAGCAACTACAGAAAAATAATTATCCTTTGTTGGTTGCACAACCTGTCGATTCATCCGTCATAGCGGCCTATGCAGACTATGATGTATTCAGTCAAATCCAAGGCTATCGTCAAACGGTTGAGCATTCCATTTTTGTGCACCCAGATTACAACAGACAAGGCCTCGGTCAGCGACTCATGTTGGCCCTAATTGAACATGCCAAATCACAGCAGATCCACGTGATGGTTGCAGCGATTGATCATGTCAATACAGGTTCTATTTTATTACATAAAAAATTAGGCTTTAAACAGACGGGTTATATGCCGCAGGTGGGTAAAAAATTTGGCGTATGGCGTGATCTGGTGCTGATGCAATTACAGTTAGATTAG
- a CDS encoding OmpW/AlkL family protein: protein MQKTALIALSLSLFTMHFAHAGLEMDRVKLRLGVTKIEPKEHPGNLYDGTVTKISNSYALTASNLYFLTPHVALDLLVGTAPKHSIYGNGEKIGHTRYLPPTLSVQYNFNPEGRFNPYVGAGVNYTYYFNEKLLSEDKLSITNSFGFAATLGMDYNIDKHWSLGAELRYIDVNSDIRINGVTVGNGDVNPMLYTLNLGYKF, encoded by the coding sequence ATGCAAAAAACTGCCCTAATTGCCTTGAGTCTAAGCTTATTTACCATGCACTTCGCCCATGCTGGTTTAGAAATGGATCGCGTAAAGCTGCGTTTAGGCGTAACCAAGATTGAGCCTAAAGAGCATCCTGGTAATTTATATGACGGTACTGTAACGAAAATTTCAAATAGTTATGCACTCACTGCTTCTAACTTATATTTTCTTACACCGCATGTGGCCTTAGATTTATTGGTCGGTACTGCACCGAAACATAGTATTTATGGCAATGGCGAAAAGATTGGTCATACCCGTTATTTACCACCAACCCTCAGTGTGCAATATAACTTTAACCCTGAAGGTCGTTTTAATCCTTATGTGGGTGCTGGGGTCAATTACACCTATTACTTCAATGAAAAACTACTTAGCGAAGATAAACTCTCCATTACCAATTCATTTGGTTTTGCCGCAACGTTGGGAATGGACTACAACATCGACAAGCATTGGAGCCTCGGTGCTGAGCTTCGTTATATTGACGTGAATTCAGATATTCGCATTAATGGTGTGACGGTTGGTAATGGCGACGTTAATCCAATGTTATACACCCTAAATTTAGGCTATAAATTTTAA
- the parE gene encoding DNA topoisomerase IV subunit B — MSQYTAQSLEVLSGLDPVRRRPGMYTDTTRPNHLAQEVIDNAVDEALAGHANKITVIVYKDGSLSVEDNGRGMPVDIHPEYGQSGIEIIMTKLHAGGKFSTDNYQFSGGLHGVGISVVNALSTRVEVAVQRQGSLYKMAFEHGEPVAPLEELVGKAPKRASGTTVHFWPEDKYFDSPKFALKALKHNLKAKAVLAAGLQIIYIDEINNEKVEWQFENGLVDYLMDELEDREILPHPAFVATGEADRASAEFAICWNVEGGEQTQESYVNLIPTAQGGTHVNGLRSGVTEALREFCELRSLLPRNLKLSAEDVWDGVNYILSLKFQEPQFSGQTKERLSSREASNIMLNIAKDAFALWLNQNSEIAMQLAEMAINKAGRRLKAAKKVERKKIVSGPALPGKLADCVGLTREESELFIVEGDSAGGSAKQARDKNFQAIMPIRGKILNTWEVSSDEVLASQEVHDIAIAIGVDPGSEDLSELRYGKVCILADADSDGLHIATLLCALFVKHFPTLVEEGHLFVAMPPLYRIDDGKEVHYALDDAELEAILKKAKTKSPQITRFKGLGEMNAGQLRETTMDPNTRRLVQLDLDDSHFTASLLDKLLAKKRSGDRKLWLEQKGNLADFGV, encoded by the coding sequence GTGTCTCAATATACGGCTCAATCCCTAGAAGTTTTATCTGGTTTAGATCCTGTACGTCGTCGTCCCGGTATGTATACCGATACCACACGCCCGAACCATTTGGCGCAAGAGGTCATCGATAATGCAGTAGATGAGGCGCTTGCAGGACATGCCAATAAAATTACGGTGATCGTATATAAAGATGGCTCTTTGTCTGTTGAAGACAATGGTCGGGGTATGCCCGTTGATATTCATCCCGAATATGGTCAAAGCGGGATTGAAATTATTATGACCAAATTACATGCTGGCGGTAAATTTAGTACCGACAACTACCAGTTCTCTGGAGGATTGCACGGGGTTGGAATTTCCGTTGTGAATGCGCTGTCAACACGCGTCGAAGTTGCGGTACAGCGTCAGGGTAGTCTGTATAAAATGGCCTTTGAGCATGGTGAGCCAGTTGCACCACTTGAGGAGCTGGTTGGCAAAGCACCGAAACGTGCATCAGGAACGACGGTTCATTTTTGGCCAGAAGACAAATATTTTGATTCACCAAAATTTGCACTGAAAGCGCTTAAACATAACTTAAAAGCCAAAGCCGTTTTGGCTGCCGGTTTACAAATTATTTATATTGATGAAATCAACAACGAAAAAGTTGAATGGCAATTTGAAAATGGCCTCGTCGATTATTTGATGGATGAATTGGAAGACCGCGAGATTTTGCCACATCCTGCCTTTGTGGCAACAGGAGAAGCAGATCGTGCCAGTGCTGAATTTGCAATTTGTTGGAATGTCGAAGGTGGTGAACAGACCCAAGAAAGCTACGTCAATTTAATTCCAACGGCGCAAGGCGGTACTCATGTAAATGGTCTGCGCTCTGGAGTAACCGAGGCACTGCGTGAATTCTGTGAGTTACGTAGCCTGCTGCCGCGTAATTTAAAACTTTCTGCTGAAGATGTTTGGGATGGAGTGAATTATATTCTGTCGCTTAAATTCCAAGAGCCACAATTTTCAGGACAGACCAAAGAGCGTTTGTCGAGTCGTGAAGCATCCAATATCATGTTAAATATTGCCAAAGATGCTTTTGCTTTGTGGCTCAACCAAAATTCTGAAATTGCGATGCAACTGGCTGAAATGGCAATTAACAAAGCCGGTCGTCGTTTAAAAGCAGCAAAAAAAGTTGAACGTAAAAAAATTGTTTCCGGTCCAGCATTACCCGGAAAACTTGCAGATTGTGTCGGTTTAACCCGTGAAGAATCTGAGTTGTTTATTGTGGAAGGGGATTCCGCAGGTGGTTCAGCCAAACAGGCCCGAGATAAGAACTTCCAAGCGATCATGCCAATTCGCGGAAAAATTTTAAACACCTGGGAGGTCTCATCCGATGAGGTGCTGGCTTCTCAAGAAGTGCATGATATCGCCATTGCGATTGGCGTCGATCCAGGCAGTGAAGATCTATCTGAATTACGTTATGGCAAAGTCTGTATTTTAGCTGATGCGGATTCAGATGGTTTGCATATTGCGACTTTGCTCTGTGCTTTGTTTGTGAAGCACTTTCCGACATTGGTTGAGGAAGGGCATCTCTTTGTGGCTATGCCACCGCTGTATCGCATTGATGATGGTAAAGAAGTACATTACGCCTTAGATGATGCTGAACTTGAAGCGATTCTAAAGAAAGCCAAAACCAAATCGCCACAAATCACCCGATTTAAAGGTCTAGGTGAGATGAATGCAGGGCAGTTACGTGAAACAACTATGGACCCGAATACACGTCGTTTGGTCCAACTTGATCTCGATGACAGTCACTTTACCGCGAGCTTATTAGATAAATTGTTGGCGAAAAAACGTTCTGGTGATCGTAAACTGTGGTTAGAACAAAAAGGGAATCTTGCCGATTTTGGTGTTTAA
- a CDS encoding YqiA/YcfP family alpha/beta fold hydrolase, with amino-acid sequence MNILYLHGFKSSALSIKGQQLAQYCERFSPHKVHLPDLNMPPQQVMAEISAQIERLDRVALVGSSFGGFYATQLAAKYRIPAVLINPAMRPWQLFRQRYAAEQWPYQVNENWQIDHAQLDYLERIALPAVPDAVKILLLLQQGDEVLDYREAQGYYSQSQHSALIMTDAQGDHAMQDFADKIPMLLEFLSYSIK; translated from the coding sequence ATGAATATTCTCTATCTTCATGGTTTTAAAAGTAGTGCGTTATCAATAAAGGGCCAGCAACTTGCGCAATATTGTGAAAGGTTCAGTCCACATAAAGTACATCTGCCTGATTTAAATATGCCACCACAGCAGGTGATGGCGGAAATATCGGCACAGATTGAGCGCCTCGATCGCGTGGCATTGGTTGGAAGCAGCTTTGGTGGCTTCTATGCGACACAACTTGCCGCAAAATATAGGATTCCTGCTGTTTTAATTAATCCAGCTATGCGACCATGGCAGCTGTTTCGTCAGCGCTATGCTGCGGAACAATGGCCGTATCAGGTGAATGAAAACTGGCAGATTGATCATGCACAGCTTGATTATTTAGAGCGGATTGCGCTTCCTGCCGTGCCAGATGCCGTGAAAATTCTATTGTTATTGCAACAAGGTGATGAAGTTTTGGATTATCGTGAAGCACAAGGTTATTATAGCCAGTCGCAGCACAGCGCACTGATCATGACCGATGCCCAAGGCGATCATGCCATGCAAGATTTTGCGGATAAAATACCCATGCTGCTCGAGTTTTTATCGTATTCCATAAAATAA
- a CDS encoding PGAP1-like alpha/beta domain-containing protein, producing MPSLTPLHETYCKWDHSPPSQADLLEGLAQLFSTRLGSVVQDLIQVMQREMLLSIFGVSTKKSKQIQDTAYINTVYQLTYGALQKYGSELIAPSLRQIINIFPDLHDKPLTPSLNFLVGVLNGILGDYLLKEHNPLALPMVLYDHYGAIQQGGLNGRVVIFAHGLCMNHHDWTHSSYAGIGEKLLSQRDNNTMLYLNYNSGRRISANGRSLSKALQDLVERNPRITSIDLIGHSMGGLVIRSALFYGKQNMQQWFHMVENLVCLASPHHGAVLERFGFALQEKFGNLPVIKLISHIVNIRSNGILDLRHGSVRDDDWEHNDARIGLVDDNRKPAPLPSHINTYFAAGSVELVINKKRNLPLKIIGDYLVSIKSALGEHPNPRFQLKLPESHKAIFYGLNHFNIQYHPNVAEQIVQWFYPSQEDLKQEQMNKYLIKLESLQGIVET from the coding sequence ATGCCGAGTTTAACCCCACTACACGAAACCTATTGTAAATGGGATCACTCCCCACCCAGCCAAGCTGATTTACTCGAAGGGCTTGCACAGCTCTTTAGTACACGTCTTGGCAGCGTTGTGCAAGATTTAATCCAAGTCATGCAACGTGAGATGTTACTGAGCATTTTTGGAGTCAGCACCAAGAAATCTAAACAAATTCAAGATACAGCCTATATCAATACAGTCTATCAATTGACCTATGGTGCATTACAAAAATACGGCAGCGAGTTAATTGCGCCAAGCCTCAGGCAAATTATTAATATTTTCCCAGATTTACATGACAAACCCTTGACGCCAAGTCTCAATTTTTTAGTGGGCGTATTAAATGGTATCTTGGGTGATTATTTATTAAAAGAGCACAATCCGTTGGCCTTGCCGATGGTGCTCTACGACCATTATGGCGCCATCCAACAAGGCGGTTTAAATGGTCGCGTGGTGATTTTTGCGCATGGTCTATGCATGAACCATCACGATTGGACCCACAGCAGTTATGCAGGCATTGGTGAAAAACTCCTATCACAGCGCGACAATAACACCATGCTGTATTTGAATTACAATAGTGGCCGACGTATTTCAGCCAATGGTCGTAGCTTATCGAAAGCCTTACAAGATTTGGTTGAACGCAATCCAAGAATTACCAGTATCGACCTGATTGGGCATAGCATGGGCGGTCTGGTCATACGCAGCGCATTATTTTATGGCAAACAAAATATGCAGCAATGGTTCCATATGGTGGAAAACTTGGTCTGTTTAGCATCTCCTCATCACGGCGCAGTACTCGAGCGATTTGGCTTTGCCTTACAAGAAAAATTTGGCAATTTACCTGTGATTAAACTGATTAGTCATATCGTGAATATTCGCAGCAATGGCATTTTAGATTTACGTCATGGCAGCGTGCGTGATGATGATTGGGAACACAATGATGCGCGCATAGGACTGGTCGATGACAACCGCAAACCAGCTCCACTACCCTCGCATATTAATACCTATTTCGCCGCAGGCAGCGTTGAGTTGGTAATCAACAAAAAAAGAAATCTGCCACTTAAAATCATTGGTGATTATTTGGTAAGTATCAAAAGTGCTCTTGGTGAGCATCCAAACCCACGTTTTCAACTTAAATTGCCCGAATCACATAAAGCCATTTTTTATGGTTTAAATCACTTTAATATTCAGTATCATCCCAACGTCGCTGAGCAAATCGTGCAATGGTTTTATCCTAGCCAAGAAGATTTAAAACAAGAGCAGATGAATAAATACCTGATCAAGTTAGAAAGCCTACAAGGAATTGTTGAAACCTAA
- a CDS encoding disulfide bond formation protein B — translation MLWRNYRFVSGFLFLASVIGMAFALYLEHFQGLEPCPLCVFQRVGLIGLGLFSLIAFLHNPKHQMMKRLYAALGSIAILWSAGVAIRHVWLQNLPADQVPSCGPGLDYLIEALPLKTVFQQVLSGSGECAVVDWAFLGQSLPVWSALFFSILALISLWQLFRRY, via the coding sequence ATGTTATGGCGTAATTATCGCTTCGTGAGTGGGTTTTTGTTTTTAGCCAGTGTCATTGGTATGGCCTTCGCACTGTATTTAGAGCATTTTCAAGGCTTAGAGCCTTGTCCATTATGTGTATTTCAACGGGTTGGCTTGATTGGTTTAGGCCTCTTCTCACTCATCGCATTTTTGCATAATCCTAAGCATCAGATGATGAAGCGGTTATATGCGGCTTTAGGCAGTATCGCCATTTTATGGTCTGCTGGTGTTGCGATTCGGCATGTCTGGTTGCAAAATCTGCCTGCCGATCAAGTCCCGAGCTGTGGGCCAGGTTTGGATTATTTGATTGAGGCCTTACCGTTGAAAACCGTATTTCAACAGGTGCTTTCAGGCTCTGGTGAATGTGCAGTCGTGGATTGGGCTTTTTTAGGTCAATCATTGCCAGTATGGTCTGCACTGTTTTTTAGCATCTTGGCACTGATCAGTTTATGGCAACTTTTTCGCCGTTATTAA
- the gshA gene encoding glutamate--cysteine ligase, which produces MSQPESISEFVLPTWLEASQFNGMLRGIERETLRMQSNGFLSQSDHPISLGAALTHPHITTDYSEALMEFITPPQDSIKKALAYLTDIHAVVNQHLPEGEKLWPLSMPCMLDSEEENIRLAQYGQSNIGRFKTLYRRGLAVRYGRRMQTIAGVHYNISFPDQLFEALQQQETDATLKALSLADYRSHRYFGLIRNFIRLTPLVIYLVGASPSVCKCFMTGREHHLLPLVKGTLFLPDATALRMGRFGYQNSAQKQLGIHYNNLKDYVKELQKAVYTPYPAFSRLGLNDAAGEPIQINDHVLQIENEYYSLVRPKQVPQTGETPSEALSKRGVGYVELRAVDINPYSPIGIDETTAAFLETLAVYCLLQDSPALWDAEQEQIDRNQNEVVNRGRAVNVKIHLGQQQLALNDWATQHLQAMQGIAQLLDQADDTHQLYQAALTQMQARIDDVDNTLSAQVITDTLTHSGTWGFGSHMAHQHVESYQQHTLSPEVISYFKQLTESSLQQQQQLEQDTQISFEQYLEKFR; this is translated from the coding sequence ATGAGTCAACCCGAATCAATTTCTGAATTTGTATTACCTACTTGGCTGGAGGCGTCACAGTTCAATGGGATGTTAAGAGGAATTGAGCGGGAAACCTTGAGAATGCAAAGCAATGGCTTTCTTTCACAGAGTGACCATCCGATTAGTTTAGGGGCAGCACTGACCCATCCACACATTACAACGGACTACTCTGAAGCGTTAATGGAGTTCATTACCCCACCGCAAGACAGCATTAAAAAAGCCTTGGCCTATTTGACAGACATCCATGCTGTGGTGAATCAACATTTGCCAGAGGGCGAAAAGCTGTGGCCGTTGTCCATGCCATGTATGTTGGACAGTGAAGAAGAAAATATTCGTTTAGCCCAATATGGTCAATCCAATATTGGTCGTTTTAAAACCCTGTATCGCCGTGGTTTAGCGGTGCGTTATGGTCGTCGTATGCAGACCATTGCAGGGGTGCATTATAATATTTCTTTTCCAGATCAATTGTTTGAAGCACTGCAACAGCAAGAAACAGATGCGACGCTCAAAGCATTGAGTTTGGCTGATTACCGCAGTCATCGTTATTTTGGCCTGATTCGAAACTTTATTCGTTTGACGCCATTGGTGATTTATTTAGTGGGTGCCAGCCCTTCTGTTTGCAAATGTTTTATGACTGGACGTGAACATCATTTATTGCCATTGGTGAAAGGAACCTTGTTTTTACCAGATGCGACTGCATTACGAATGGGGCGGTTTGGCTATCAAAATTCGGCACAGAAACAACTCGGTATTCACTATAACAACCTCAAAGATTATGTGAAGGAATTACAAAAAGCGGTTTATACCCCGTATCCAGCATTTAGTCGTCTTGGCCTAAATGATGCAGCAGGTGAGCCGATTCAAATTAATGATCACGTGCTACAAATAGAAAATGAATACTATAGCTTGGTGCGTCCGAAGCAAGTGCCGCAAACTGGGGAAACACCATCAGAAGCTTTGTCTAAACGCGGGGTAGGCTATGTTGAATTACGTGCTGTTGATATCAACCCGTACAGTCCAATTGGCATTGATGAAACCACTGCGGCCTTCCTCGAAACCTTAGCCGTCTATTGTTTATTGCAAGATAGTCCAGCGCTTTGGGATGCCGAGCAAGAGCAGATTGATCGCAATCAAAATGAAGTGGTGAACCGTGGCCGTGCAGTCAATGTCAAAATTCATTTGGGCCAGCAACAGCTCGCATTGAATGATTGGGCAACGCAACATCTTCAAGCAATGCAAGGGATTGCGCAGTTATTAGATCAGGCCGATGATACGCATCAACTTTATCAGGCGGCATTGACACAGATGCAAGCACGTATCGATGATGTCGACAATACACTGTCTGCGCAAGTCATTACCGATACCCTCACACATAGTGGCACTTGGGGTTTTGGCAGCCATATGGCACACCAACATGTTGAAAGTTACCAACAACATACATTAAGTCCTGAAGTGATCTCGTATTTTAAGCAACTCACAGAATCATCTTTGCAACAACAACAGCAACTTGAGCAAGACACTCAAATTAGTTTTGAACAATATCTTGAAAAATTTAGATAA